Proteins from one Planctomyces sp. SH-PL62 genomic window:
- a CDS encoding tetratricopeptide repeat protein, whose protein sequence is MNDTPETAVPTPPSDSPYILDATTETFAADVVERSKTTPVVVDVWATWCGPCKLLGPVLEKLAREYDGKFVLVKVDSDRSPEIAANLRVRSIPTVFGVRDGQILDSFAGVQSESFLRQWLDRLLPSKAESLVNAARALEASDPEAAGARFAEALTLDPDLTPARVGLARLAMAAGRFDEAQAAVLELERRGFLEPEAEKLKAELVLKAQAEGGSDVDSARARAEASPADKTLKLRLAEALAAAGSYDEALAIALDLVETDRKTTGEAARKLMLAVFQLLPDDSATASEFRRRLSFAL, encoded by the coding sequence ATGAACGACACCCCCGAAACGGCCGTCCCGACGCCCCCCTCGGACTCCCCCTACATCCTCGACGCGACGACCGAGACGTTCGCCGCCGACGTCGTGGAACGCTCCAAGACCACCCCGGTCGTCGTCGACGTCTGGGCGACCTGGTGCGGCCCCTGCAAGCTGCTGGGGCCCGTCCTGGAGAAGCTGGCGCGGGAGTACGACGGCAAGTTCGTGCTCGTGAAGGTCGACTCCGACCGCTCCCCCGAGATCGCCGCCAACCTTCGCGTGCGGTCGATCCCCACGGTCTTCGGCGTCCGCGACGGCCAGATCCTCGACTCCTTCGCCGGCGTCCAGTCCGAATCGTTCCTCCGCCAGTGGCTCGACCGCCTCCTCCCCTCGAAGGCCGAGAGCCTCGTGAACGCGGCCCGCGCGCTGGAGGCCTCCGACCCCGAAGCCGCCGGGGCCCGCTTCGCCGAGGCCCTGACCCTCGACCCCGACCTCACCCCGGCGCGGGTCGGCCTGGCCCGGCTGGCGATGGCCGCCGGCCGTTTCGACGAGGCGCAGGCCGCCGTTCTCGAGCTGGAGCGCCGCGGGTTCCTGGAGCCCGAGGCCGAGAAGCTCAAGGCCGAGCTGGTCCTGAAAGCCCAGGCCGAAGGCGGGTCCGACGTCGACTCCGCCCGCGCCCGGGCCGAAGCCTCGCCGGCCGACAAGACGCTCAAGCTCCGCCTGGCCGAGGCCCTCGCCGCCGCCGGGAGCTACGACGAGGCGCTCGCCATCGCCCTGGACCTCGTCGAGACCGACCGCAAGACGACCGGCGAGGCGGCCCGCAAGCTGATGCTCGCCGTCTTCCAGCTCCTCCCCGACGATTCCGCAACGGCCTCCGAGTTCCGCCGTCGGCTGTCGTTCGCCCTCTGA
- a CDS encoding DUF1559 domain-containing protein codes for MTSRAPERREKARRPGFTLIEIAVVVVVIALLIALLVPAVQSAREAARRAQCSKNLGQLALAIHAYESSVGTLPMGTSGTTFSLHAAILPHMEQSTLYSSINFSINGVHPPAENRTAAETTVGVFLCPSDSHPGGAGASTNYAGNAGGGVQKYGRNGSFVGAGERPPRSSDFTDGAGNTSLMAEWQVSGGSLRNRERLRAVFATPRPLMEPEELEEFVESCRGLDLENAKLGPPRKGRNWLFGDMGWTLYNHTNTPNGNTCTNGTAVQKGAWTAGSGHSFGVNVSFADGHVQFIHENIHREVWRALASCNGREILPSSF; via the coding sequence GTGACGTCCCGGGCCCCGGAACGACGGGAGAAGGCGCGACGGCCTGGATTCACCCTCATCGAAATCGCCGTCGTCGTGGTCGTCATCGCACTCCTGATCGCGCTGCTCGTCCCGGCGGTGCAATCGGCGCGCGAGGCCGCGCGACGGGCGCAGTGCTCGAAGAATCTGGGCCAACTCGCTCTCGCGATCCATGCCTATGAATCGTCGGTCGGGACCCTCCCCATGGGGACCTCCGGGACGACCTTCTCGCTCCACGCGGCGATACTTCCGCATATGGAGCAATCCACACTCTATTCGTCGATCAACTTCAGTATCAACGGCGTCCACCCCCCTGCGGAGAATCGTACGGCGGCGGAGACCACGGTGGGCGTCTTCCTGTGTCCCTCGGACTCCCATCCGGGAGGCGCCGGGGCCAGCACCAACTACGCCGGGAACGCCGGTGGGGGGGTGCAGAAGTATGGTCGGAACGGTTCCTTCGTCGGAGCCGGCGAGCGGCCCCCGCGATCGTCGGACTTCACCGACGGGGCGGGGAACACGAGCTTGATGGCGGAATGGCAGGTCTCGGGAGGTTCCCTCAGGAATCGCGAGCGGCTCCGGGCCGTCTTCGCCACGCCGAGGCCGCTGATGGAGCCCGAGGAACTCGAAGAGTTCGTCGAGTCGTGCCGAGGCCTGGATCTGGAGAACGCGAAGCTGGGCCCGCCTCGCAAGGGGCGCAACTGGCTGTTCGGCGACATGGGATGGACGCTTTACAACCACACGAACACCCCGAACGGCAACACCTGCACCAACGGGACCGCCGTCCAGAAGGGAGCCTGGACCGCCGGGAGCGGCCATTCATTCGGAGTCAACGTGAGCTTCGCCGACGGCCACGTGCAGTTCATCCACGAGAATATTCATCGCGAGGTCTGGCGTGCACTGGCGAGTTGCAACGGCCGAGAAATCCTCCCCTCGTCATTCTGA
- a CDS encoding PP2C family protein-serine/threonine phosphatase translates to MPSTESTSAATGSLPVESPPPAWGGDGSQARLAEVAEMMREMSTHHDPQEMVRSYGRRVRQIMPSDRWVSLSRRGLEYPKYRITRSSIWTEEVNPWKEPEKLPVLEGGLLAELIYGDEPRILDDISEILAPDEPAAEHLEGQRSLMAIPHFDQGVGLNMVVALRKEPGAWEPDKFPERFWISGLFGRATQNLVLNERLKQAYDVVDRELRVVADIQRSLLPKKLPAIPGVELATFYRTSQWAGGDYYDFFPLPDGRWGFMIADVSGHGTPAAVMMAILHSLVHGHPGNPDPPAALLKHVNDRLTASYTADNEVFVTAFYGIYDPATRKFTYACAGHNPPRIRRCSEGTVLSLEDVGGPPLGLFPDLAFDESSVTLVPGDVLVLYTDGVTEAMNARGDQFTLERLDAILGRCSLPAKQMVDAILDAVDAFTGPIDPYDDQTLVVAKVM, encoded by the coding sequence ATGCCATCCACCGAGAGTACGTCCGCCGCGACGGGATCGCTTCCGGTCGAGTCGCCGCCGCCCGCCTGGGGGGGGGACGGTTCGCAGGCCCGACTCGCCGAGGTCGCCGAGATGATGCGGGAGATGAGCACGCATCACGACCCGCAGGAGATGGTGCGGAGCTACGGCCGCCGGGTCCGCCAGATCATGCCCTCGGACCGCTGGGTCTCGCTCAGCCGCCGAGGGCTGGAGTACCCCAAGTATCGGATCACCCGGTCGAGCATCTGGACCGAAGAGGTGAACCCCTGGAAGGAGCCCGAGAAGCTGCCGGTCCTCGAAGGAGGCCTGCTCGCCGAGCTGATCTACGGCGACGAGCCGAGGATCCTCGACGACATCTCGGAAATCCTCGCGCCCGACGAGCCGGCGGCCGAGCACCTGGAAGGACAGCGGTCGCTGATGGCGATCCCGCACTTCGACCAGGGGGTCGGCCTGAACATGGTCGTCGCCCTTCGCAAGGAGCCCGGCGCGTGGGAGCCGGACAAGTTCCCGGAGCGGTTCTGGATCAGCGGCCTGTTCGGCCGCGCCACCCAGAACCTCGTCCTGAACGAGCGGCTCAAGCAGGCGTACGACGTGGTCGACCGCGAGCTTCGCGTCGTGGCCGACATCCAGCGCTCGCTGCTCCCCAAGAAGCTCCCCGCGATCCCCGGCGTGGAACTGGCGACGTTCTATCGGACCTCGCAATGGGCGGGGGGGGACTATTACGACTTCTTCCCGCTCCCCGACGGCCGATGGGGGTTCATGATCGCCGACGTCAGCGGCCACGGCACCCCGGCCGCCGTCATGATGGCGATCCTCCACAGCCTGGTCCACGGCCACCCGGGGAACCCCGACCCGCCGGCCGCCCTGCTGAAGCACGTCAACGACCGCCTGACGGCGAGCTACACCGCCGACAACGAGGTGTTCGTCACCGCCTTCTACGGCATCTACGACCCGGCGACCCGGAAATTCACCTACGCCTGCGCCGGCCACAACCCCCCGCGCATCCGGCGATGCTCCGAGGGGACCGTGCTGTCGCTCGAAGACGTCGGCGGGCCTCCCCTGGGCCTGTTCCCCGACCTCGCCTTCGATGAGTCGTCCGTGACCCTGGTCCCCGGCGACGTCCTGGTCCTCTACACCGACGGCGTGACCGAAGCCATGAACGCGCGCGGCGATCAGTTCACCCTCGAACGCCTCGACGCCATCCTGGGGCGCTGCTCCCTCCCGGCCAAACAGATGGTCGACGCCATCCTCGACGCCGTCGACGCCTTCACCGGCCCCATCGACCCCTACGACGACCAGACCCTGGTGGTGGCCAAGGTGATGTGA
- a CDS encoding lipopolysaccharide biosynthesis protein encodes MSTAPTTSTAPPRALPPVLGRLFSGTLWLAIRVPLQIVFSLWTTRLILETIGKDQLGAYSFAWGFGFLQMLFEFGVSSALQRQISQHWTNGDKEGVRRTVACGLTFYTATALVQVVALLAITYLALPYSEYQGHSAYDLIVKLLWLQIITAPCYGFSVVVSSVLQAARRYEFIPRIEFGITILRFLALLIGLKSGVPFFWVVVMQTAIQVGLGLGPAVWVMTRELGQSLTFRGARWEDYKALGHVSFYMALIQVSVILADKVDTTILGFVIPDPGQANAVYDVVSKPFLQLRQTGWMLAYMVMPAVASLIAARDERSLERVKYDGTRMHIAAILPIGLLGFLYAAPFLTLWVGDRLGRPAADVAPLMRLFLTAAIPLILSVPVQMAIGFNKIPVIALAALGGAVVNLPVSYYLARQIGVAGVIWGTVLTTFASNLIIPGIYVSRVLAIDFREFFRRTLAPPLAGAAALVAACWLLSLAFPVTFPGTTLATRAAPLLVHLGVGTLAYLVGYLLTPNGRDDLSQLRNKLRRG; translated from the coding sequence GTGAGTACAGCACCAACGACATCCACGGCCCCTCCGCGCGCGTTGCCTCCCGTCCTGGGACGACTCTTCAGCGGCACGCTCTGGCTGGCGATCCGCGTCCCGCTCCAGATCGTCTTCTCGCTCTGGACGACCCGGCTCATCCTGGAGACGATCGGCAAGGACCAGCTCGGCGCCTACAGCTTCGCCTGGGGTTTCGGCTTCCTCCAGATGCTCTTCGAGTTCGGCGTCAGCTCGGCCCTCCAGCGCCAGATCTCGCAGCACTGGACGAACGGGGACAAGGAGGGGGTCCGGCGGACCGTCGCCTGCGGCCTGACCTTCTACACGGCCACCGCGCTGGTCCAGGTCGTCGCCCTGCTGGCGATCACCTACCTGGCGCTCCCCTACTCGGAGTATCAAGGGCACTCGGCCTACGACCTGATCGTCAAGCTGCTCTGGCTCCAGATCATCACCGCCCCTTGCTACGGGTTCTCGGTCGTGGTGTCGAGCGTCCTCCAGGCGGCCCGGCGATACGAGTTCATCCCCCGCATCGAGTTCGGGATCACCATCCTGCGGTTCCTGGCCCTGCTGATCGGGCTCAAGAGCGGCGTGCCGTTCTTCTGGGTCGTCGTGATGCAGACCGCGATCCAGGTCGGCCTGGGGCTGGGGCCGGCGGTCTGGGTGATGACCCGTGAGCTGGGCCAGTCGCTGACCTTCCGCGGCGCCCGCTGGGAAGACTACAAGGCGCTGGGGCACGTCAGCTTCTACATGGCGCTCATCCAGGTCAGCGTGATCCTGGCCGACAAGGTCGACACCACCATCCTCGGCTTCGTGATCCCCGACCCGGGGCAGGCGAACGCCGTGTACGACGTGGTGAGCAAGCCGTTCTTGCAGCTCCGCCAGACCGGCTGGATGCTGGCGTACATGGTGATGCCCGCCGTCGCCAGCCTGATCGCCGCCCGCGACGAGCGGAGCCTGGAGCGCGTGAAGTACGACGGCACCCGCATGCACATCGCCGCCATCCTCCCCATCGGCCTCCTGGGGTTCCTCTACGCCGCGCCGTTCCTGACCCTCTGGGTCGGCGACCGCCTGGGCCGCCCCGCGGCCGACGTCGCCCCCCTGATGCGGCTCTTCCTCACCGCCGCGATCCCCCTGATCCTGTCGGTGCCGGTGCAGATGGCCATCGGCTTCAACAAGATCCCGGTCATCGCCCTGGCGGCGCTCGGCGGGGCGGTCGTGAACCTGCCGGTCAGCTATTACCTGGCCCGGCAGATCGGCGTGGCGGGCGTGATCTGGGGGACCGTTTTGACGACGTTCGCCTCGAACCTGATCATCCCCGGCATCTACGTCTCGCGGGTCCTGGCGATCGACTTCCGAGAGTTCTTCCGACGCACCCTGGCCCCCCCCCTCGCCGGCGCCGCCGCCCTGGTCGCCGCCTGCTGGCTCCTGAGCCTGGCCTTCCCCGTCACCTTCCCGGGGACGACCCTCGCCACCCGCGCCGCCCCCCTGCTCGTCCACCTGGGCGTCGGCACGCTCGCCTACCTCGTCGGCTACCTCCTCACCCCCAACGGCCGCGACGACCTCTCCCAGCTCCGGAACAAGCTCCGCAGGGGGTGA
- a CDS encoding zf-HC2 domain-containing protein: MKKTPDETACDWVRHRLPLLAEGEDEPAPDAESAPARAERLAVEDHLDACGDCRDRRDRLAQALDLLGAAAAESPVESHVPSLWPALQARIEEQAEARARRAGRRRSGAAAKTPLERAASRLNGARDDLPLQLAWIGDTAREDSIARVRASAGLDRLLRSLASPAGALAAAALLALAVGLPLASRHRDQAEARIDAASAPLPILIPSAPLDVSPLLADAIEPPDGLQDAEPVDLADDDRILARNTEPPLQPDGLTVDAPRSRPTPSPAVRFDLERGTPMPPDSRIDKPAY; the protein is encoded by the coding sequence ATGAAAAAAACGCCGGACGAGACAGCGTGCGACTGGGTCCGTCACCGACTCCCGCTCCTTGCGGAAGGTGAGGACGAACCCGCGCCCGACGCGGAGTCGGCCCCGGCCCGCGCCGAGCGGCTCGCCGTCGAGGACCACCTCGACGCCTGCGGAGACTGCCGGGACCGCCGGGACCGCCTGGCCCAGGCTCTCGACCTCCTCGGGGCGGCGGCGGCCGAATCCCCGGTCGAGTCCCACGTCCCCTCGCTCTGGCCCGCCCTCCAGGCGCGGATCGAGGAGCAAGCCGAGGCCCGCGCCCGTCGCGCCGGCCGTCGCCGCTCCGGCGCGGCGGCGAAAACCCCGCTGGAACGGGCCGCCTCCCGGCTCAACGGCGCCCGAGACGACCTGCCGCTGCAACTGGCCTGGATCGGCGATACGGCCCGCGAGGATTCCATCGCCCGCGTCCGCGCCTCGGCGGGCCTCGACCGCCTCCTCCGATCCCTGGCGAGCCCCGCCGGCGCGCTGGCCGCGGCCGCCCTGCTGGCGCTCGCCGTCGGCCTCCCCCTGGCCTCCCGCCACCGCGATCAGGCCGAAGCCCGGATCGACGCCGCCTCGGCCCCGCTGCCGATCCTCATCCCGTCGGCCCCGCTCGACGTCTCCCCCCTCCTGGCCGACGCGATCGAGCCGCCCGACGGGCTCCAGGACGCCGAGCCGGTCGATCTCGCCGACGACGACCGGATCCTGGCTCGGAACACCGAGCCGCCGCTCCAACCCGACGGGCTGACCGTCGACGCCCCGAGATCAAGGCCGACGCCCTCCCCCGCCGTCCGCTTCGACCTGGAGCGCGGGACCCCCATGCCCCCCGACTCCCGGATCGACAAGCCGGCGTACTAA
- the rpe gene encoding ribulose-phosphate 3-epimerase, translating into MNPRPDDDNRIKIAPSILSADLARLAEQVAEVEAAGADRIHVDVMDGRFVPNITFGPVLVKWLRPATTLHLEAHLMIAAPDDFLEAFAEAGVDSLIVHVEGAPHLNRTVQRIKSLGLRAGVAINPATPAVMLEEILPDLDLVLAMTVNPGFGGQSFLPGTLKKIRTIRRMIDEIRPGCELEVDGGVDVETAPRLVEAGARVFVAGSSVYGAADGPTAGMRRLAQSLGL; encoded by the coding sequence ATGAACCCCCGACCCGACGACGACAACCGGATCAAGATCGCCCCGTCGATCCTCTCGGCCGACCTGGCCAGGCTGGCCGAACAGGTGGCCGAGGTCGAGGCGGCCGGAGCCGACCGGATCCACGTCGACGTGATGGACGGCCGGTTCGTGCCCAACATCACGTTCGGCCCGGTGCTGGTGAAGTGGCTCCGGCCGGCCACCACGCTCCACCTGGAAGCCCACCTCATGATCGCCGCGCCCGACGACTTCCTCGAAGCCTTCGCCGAGGCCGGGGTCGACTCGCTGATCGTCCACGTCGAGGGGGCGCCCCACCTGAACCGGACGGTCCAGCGCATCAAGAGCCTGGGTCTTCGGGCGGGCGTCGCGATCAACCCCGCCACCCCGGCCGTGATGCTCGAAGAGATCCTCCCCGACCTGGACCTCGTGCTGGCGATGACCGTGAACCCCGGCTTCGGCGGCCAGTCGTTCCTGCCGGGGACGCTCAAGAAGATCCGCACGATCCGACGGATGATCGACGAGATCCGGCCCGGCTGCGAGCTGGAAGTCGACGGCGGCGTCGACGTCGAGACCGCGCCTCGCCTCGTCGAGGCCGGTGCCCGCGTCTTCGTCGCCGGCTCGTCCGTCTACGGCGCGGCCGACGGCCCCACGGCCGGCATGCGCCGGCTCGCGCAATCGCTCGGACTCTGA
- a CDS encoding beta-L-arabinofuranosidase domain-containing protein: protein MAKFWPRALIGCALIGLGAGSSPGAEPPLVKLKGVPFTDVEIRDGFWGPRRETNRTASVPMSLARLKEYGNFDDLVLAANRAKEGYRGPIFIDSDLYKALEAASYSLATHPDPALDKALDEAIALIAAAQLPDGYLSTWYIVNDLDRRWTNLRDNHELYCAGHLFEAAVAHHRATGKTTFLDVARKLADHIDATFGPGKRMGYPGHPEIELALIKLGDATGEARYHDLARFFVANRGSRFFAVEHGQDPAKYDGAYFQDDVPIRDHKNIKGHAVRACYLMSGATDVAARTGDAALLKMLDHVWRNTTEKNMYVTGGIGSSAANEGFTENYDLPNRTAYQETCASIALAQWAHRLGLLYGDSRYADVYERSLYNGVLAGVSLDGKKFFYVNPLESDGGHHRSDWFGCACCPPNVTRTLASLGGYAYAIDADALWINLYIQGSVKAAFNGHDVKVDVETDYPWDGKVTIRPQVDAATTFAFRLRVPGWCRGAAVAVNGEPVSSPPIERGYFVVSRTWKDGDVVTLDLPMPVRRVAANPNVKNDEGLLAIQRGPVVYCLEGVDHEADLATLYLPRDAELAPEKAPDLLGGVVVLKGTAKSVPETNWDRTLYQAAPDAAPVPIRAVPYYAWDNRKPGPMKVWLPTEPRPTIAGPGERGARVSMSFVSSNCQPEAVRDGIEPKSSGEQPQANCHWWPRKGTEEWVQYDWPGPRTIQGVRVYWFDDEGRGECRVPASWRIEYRDGETWKPVAAESPYGVARDGWNAVAFAPVSTDALRMVVKLQDGWAAGVHEWKVDQAEDD from the coding sequence ATGGCGAAATTCTGGCCGCGCGCCCTGATCGGTTGCGCGTTGATCGGCCTGGGGGCCGGCTCGTCTCCGGGAGCGGAGCCGCCGCTTGTCAAGCTGAAGGGGGTCCCGTTCACCGACGTGGAGATCCGCGACGGCTTCTGGGGCCCTCGTCGCGAGACGAACCGGACGGCCTCGGTCCCGATGAGCCTCGCACGGCTCAAGGAATACGGCAACTTCGACGACCTCGTCCTGGCCGCGAACCGCGCCAAGGAGGGCTATCGCGGGCCGATCTTCATCGATTCCGACCTCTACAAGGCCCTCGAAGCCGCCTCGTACTCGCTGGCGACCCACCCCGACCCGGCGCTCGACAAGGCGCTCGACGAGGCGATCGCCCTGATCGCCGCGGCGCAGCTTCCGGACGGCTATCTCAGCACCTGGTACATCGTCAACGACCTGGATCGCCGCTGGACCAACCTGCGCGATAATCACGAGCTGTATTGCGCGGGCCATTTGTTCGAAGCGGCCGTCGCCCATCACCGCGCGACCGGCAAGACCACGTTCCTGGACGTCGCGCGCAAGCTGGCCGATCACATCGACGCCACGTTCGGCCCCGGCAAGCGGATGGGATACCCCGGCCATCCCGAGATCGAGCTGGCCCTGATCAAGCTGGGCGACGCCACCGGCGAGGCGCGGTATCACGACCTCGCCCGCTTCTTCGTGGCGAATCGCGGCAGCCGCTTCTTCGCCGTCGAGCACGGCCAGGACCCGGCGAAGTACGACGGGGCCTACTTCCAGGACGACGTCCCGATCCGCGACCACAAGAACATCAAGGGCCACGCCGTCCGCGCGTGCTATCTGATGAGCGGCGCCACCGACGTCGCCGCCCGCACGGGAGACGCCGCCCTGCTGAAGATGCTGGACCACGTCTGGCGCAATACCACTGAGAAGAATATGTACGTCACCGGCGGCATCGGGTCGAGCGCCGCCAACGAGGGATTCACGGAGAACTACGACCTCCCCAATCGCACCGCGTATCAGGAGACCTGCGCGTCGATCGCGCTGGCGCAATGGGCGCATCGGCTCGGGCTCCTCTACGGCGACTCGCGGTATGCGGACGTGTACGAGCGATCGCTCTACAACGGCGTGCTGGCGGGCGTCTCGCTCGACGGCAAGAAATTCTTCTATGTGAATCCGCTGGAGAGCGACGGCGGCCACCACCGTTCCGACTGGTTCGGCTGCGCCTGCTGCCCGCCGAACGTGACTCGCACGCTGGCCTCGCTGGGGGGGTACGCCTATGCGATCGACGCCGACGCCCTCTGGATCAACCTCTACATCCAGGGGTCGGTCAAGGCGGCGTTCAACGGCCATGACGTGAAGGTGGACGTGGAGACCGACTACCCCTGGGACGGCAAGGTCACGATCCGGCCCCAGGTCGACGCGGCGACGACCTTCGCGTTCCGGCTCCGCGTCCCCGGCTGGTGTCGGGGGGCGGCGGTGGCCGTCAACGGCGAGCCGGTCTCGTCGCCGCCGATCGAGCGCGGCTACTTCGTGGTGAGTCGGACGTGGAAGGACGGCGACGTCGTCACGCTCGACCTCCCCATGCCCGTCCGCCGCGTCGCCGCGAATCCGAACGTCAAGAACGACGAGGGCCTGCTGGCGATCCAGCGCGGGCCGGTCGTCTACTGCCTGGAAGGGGTCGACCACGAGGCCGACCTGGCGACGCTGTATCTTCCGCGCGACGCCGAGCTGGCGCCCGAAAAGGCCCCCGACCTCCTGGGGGGCGTGGTCGTCCTGAAGGGGACCGCGAAGAGCGTGCCCGAGACGAACTGGGATCGCACGCTCTATCAGGCCGCCCCCGACGCCGCGCCGGTCCCGATCCGGGCCGTCCCGTACTACGCCTGGGACAACCGCAAGCCCGGCCCCATGAAGGTCTGGCTCCCCACCGAGCCCAGGCCGACGATCGCCGGCCCCGGCGAACGCGGGGCGCGGGTGTCGATGTCGTTCGTCAGCTCCAACTGCCAGCCCGAGGCCGTCCGCGACGGAATCGAGCCCAAAAGCAGCGGCGAGCAGCCCCAGGCCAACTGCCACTGGTGGCCGCGCAAGGGGACCGAGGAATGGGTCCAGTACGACTGGCCCGGCCCCCGGACGATCCAGGGCGTGCGGGTTTACTGGTTCGACGACGAGGGCCGGGGCGAGTGCCGCGTCCCCGCCTCGTGGCGGATCGAGTATCGCGACGGCGAGACCTGGAAGCCCGTCGCCGCCGAGTCCCCCTACGGCGTCGCCAGGGACGGCTGGAACGCCGTCGCCTTCGCCCCCGTCTCCACCGACGCCCTTCGCATGGTCGTCAAGCTCCAGGACGGCTGGGCCGCCGGCGTCCACGAGTGGAAGGTCGACCAGGCCGAGGACGACTGA
- a CDS encoding RNA polymerase sigma factor translates to MPNRIEDVVPPSPDGPDFGPGSTNSTTGGANSGRSETPVEERDASTTMKPLQTFAPVATPQVDDEGNLNDAWLVERTRRGDHAAFGVLVRRYERKLIRVLARLVRDPEIARDLAQETFWRVFNRLDRFDTGRRFGPWLFRVGVNLGLDHLRRGRGEPPPTSIDRARGDDGAPFELPDPDPRIRAEVAQEVQFILAQLPVSYRTILVLRDLEGFSSSEVAAIVGRREATIRWRLSKAREKFRLIWERRQDEAQEAATDG, encoded by the coding sequence ATGCCGAACCGGATCGAAGACGTCGTCCCCCCATCCCCCGACGGTCCCGATTTCGGGCCGGGGTCGACGAACTCCACGACCGGCGGTGCGAACTCCGGCCGGAGCGAAACCCCGGTCGAGGAAAGGGACGCGTCGACGACGATGAAACCCTTGCAGACCTTCGCGCCGGTCGCGACGCCGCAGGTCGACGACGAGGGAAACCTCAACGACGCCTGGCTGGTCGAGCGCACGAGGCGAGGCGATCACGCGGCTTTCGGCGTCCTGGTGCGACGATACGAGCGGAAGCTGATCCGGGTGCTGGCGCGCCTGGTCCGCGACCCCGAGATCGCCCGCGACCTGGCGCAAGAGACGTTTTGGCGGGTCTTCAACCGGCTCGATCGGTTCGACACCGGCCGGCGGTTCGGCCCCTGGCTGTTCCGCGTCGGGGTGAACCTGGGGCTCGACCATCTCCGACGCGGTCGGGGAGAACCGCCGCCGACCTCCATCGACCGGGCCCGCGGCGACGACGGGGCCCCCTTCGAACTCCCCGACCCCGACCCCCGGATCCGTGCCGAGGTGGCGCAGGAGGTCCAGTTCATCCTGGCCCAACTGCCGGTCTCCTACCGGACGATCCTGGTGCTTCGGGACCTGGAAGGATTCTCCTCGTCGGAAGTGGCCGCGATCGTGGGAAGGCGTGAGGCGACGATCCGCTGGCGGCTTTCGAAGGCTCGCGAAAAATTCCGCCTAATCTGGGAGCGCCGTCAGGACGAGGCGCAGGAGGCAGCCACGGACGGCTGA